The following proteins are co-located in the Rhodococcus opacus B4 genome:
- a CDS encoding glycosyltransferase: MTAAPIERVVRFGSLVSVLGLAGSVANLCSAPRLPTPARRVTEPVTVCIPARDERDRLPGLIGDLREQRGVDDLRVLVYDDASSDGTAEAAEAAAGGDPRFSVVRGTAEPPPGWVGKPAACHWVSEHAFAQGRSGSGILVFLDADVRLRPDALNAACTALRTSDAALVCAWPFQQAGSAGEALVQPLLGWSWAATLPVRVANRSRRPSAAVACGQFMVFDVTAYRDVGGHLAVAGSVTEDLDFARLLRRCGRTTTLVVAGRSASCRMYEDAEALRRGYDRWLWTAFGPRLGAAAVLGVATVAYLVPPVALAAGRGRVRRWGAVGYLTATASRLCARALERGDRLTAADAAGALAHPLSVAAAVALTVSSHRSHRRGRTRWKGRTLS; encoded by the coding sequence GTGACCGCCGCGCCGATCGAGCGGGTGGTCCGGTTCGGCTCCCTGGTCTCGGTGCTCGGTCTCGCCGGCTCGGTCGCCAACCTGTGCTCGGCACCGCGGCTCCCCACTCCGGCCCGCCGGGTCACCGAACCCGTCACGGTCTGCATCCCGGCCCGGGACGAACGTGACCGGTTGCCGGGCCTGATCGGCGACCTGCGGGAACAGCGCGGAGTCGACGATCTCCGGGTGCTCGTCTACGACGACGCCTCCTCCGACGGGACCGCCGAGGCCGCGGAGGCGGCGGCCGGCGGCGACCCCCGCTTCTCGGTGGTGCGGGGAACCGCGGAACCGCCGCCGGGATGGGTGGGTAAACCCGCGGCCTGCCACTGGGTGAGTGAGCACGCCTTCGCGCAGGGCCGGTCGGGCAGCGGGATTCTCGTGTTCCTCGACGCCGACGTGCGGTTGCGTCCGGACGCCCTGAACGCCGCGTGCACCGCCCTGCGCACGTCCGATGCGGCACTGGTGTGCGCGTGGCCGTTCCAGCAGGCGGGGTCGGCCGGCGAAGCCCTGGTGCAGCCGCTGCTCGGGTGGTCGTGGGCGGCGACGCTGCCCGTCCGCGTGGCCAACCGGTCGCGGCGCCCGTCCGCCGCCGTGGCCTGCGGACAGTTCATGGTCTTCGACGTCACCGCATACCGCGACGTCGGGGGCCACCTGGCCGTCGCGGGCAGCGTGACCGAGGATCTCGACTTCGCACGCCTGCTTCGCCGGTGCGGGCGGACGACCACGCTGGTCGTGGCCGGCCGGTCGGCGTCGTGCCGGATGTACGAGGACGCCGAAGCGCTGCGCCGCGGCTACGACCGCTGGCTGTGGACGGCATTCGGCCCCCGCCTCGGCGCGGCGGCGGTCCTCGGTGTCGCGACCGTGGCGTACCTGGTGCCGCCGGTGGCCCTCGCGGCGGGACGGGGACGTGTCCGCCGGTGGGGCGCGGTGGGGTACCTCACGGCCACGGCGTCCCGGCTGTGCGCCCGGGCACTCGAACGCGGCGATCGCCTCACCGCCGCGGACGCGGCCGGCGCGCTCGCGCACCCGCTGTCCGTCGCCGCGGCGGTTGCGCTGACGGTGTCGTCACACCGCAGTCATCGGCGCGGGCGCACCCGGTGGAAGGGCCGGACGCTCAGCTGA
- a CDS encoding LppM family (lipo)protein: protein MQLPSVPTSTRSRRAASLAVLGLLLVPFLAGCLRVQVSMGVSADDRVSGQIVAAAVPANDQDKGPQLTPPGSLSDKVRIQEYKKDGYVGSQAFFSDLTFGDVQQLGTMSEQATGSFQISLQRTGDLVTLDGKADLSSVPAQGTDVQFTIAFPARVATTNGTREGDSIVSWKLPAGDTSTIRAEVRYSDPSTRSFAGWAGIMAGVTLGVAVIVGALAWMARNKEPVLGSRRARDHSEV, encoded by the coding sequence GTGCAGCTGCCTTCGGTTCCGACCTCGACCCGCTCGCGCAGGGCCGCGTCCCTCGCCGTCCTCGGACTTCTCCTCGTACCGTTCCTCGCGGGATGCCTGCGGGTTCAGGTGTCGATGGGGGTGTCCGCCGACGACCGGGTCTCCGGCCAGATCGTGGCCGCCGCCGTGCCTGCGAACGATCAGGACAAGGGCCCCCAGCTCACTCCCCCAGGCTCGCTGTCGGACAAAGTGCGCATCCAGGAGTACAAGAAGGACGGCTACGTGGGCAGCCAGGCGTTCTTCAGCGACCTCACGTTCGGCGACGTGCAGCAGCTCGGCACCATGTCGGAGCAGGCCACGGGCAGTTTCCAGATCTCGCTCCAGCGGACCGGCGACCTCGTGACCCTCGACGGGAAGGCCGATCTCAGTTCGGTGCCCGCCCAGGGCACCGACGTGCAGTTCACGATCGCGTTCCCGGCCCGCGTCGCCACCACCAACGGCACCCGCGAGGGCGATTCGATCGTGTCGTGGAAGTTGCCGGCCGGCGACACCTCGACGATCCGGGCCGAGGTCCGCTACTCGGACCCGAGCACCCGCAGTTTCGCCGGCTGGGCGGGCATCATGGCCGGTGTGACGCTCGGTGTCGCCGTCATCGTCGGTGCGCTGGCCTGGATGGCCCGCAACAAGGAGCCGGTGCTCGGCAGCCGCCGCGCACGGGACCACTCGGAGGTGTGA
- a CDS encoding phytoene desaturase family protein: MIDAVVVGSGHNALVSACYLARSGWSVEVIERDTVVGGAVSTVERFPGYQVDRGSSAHIMVRHTGIVEELDLGAHGLRYLDCDPWAFAPAPAGTDRPGIVFRRSLEGTCRSIEESCGAADADAYRRFVDVWGPRSARVMRAFSNPPTAPALLSSFWGLDTGGGGSDLSRQFLGSGDALLDEYFDDERLKAALAWFGAQSGPPMSEPGTAPMVGFAALMHTVPPGRAVGGSGALTAALASRLGSDAGTVTLGESVVSLSRDGGTWTTRTSSGREIRSRTVVAGCHVLTTLGLLERGGYDPQTLARWRRRIRVGPGIGMVVRLATGDLPAYPSAPDDTVTHGLQLLVSDRAHLRLAHGAALAGELPPRPAVLGMSFSGLDPTIAPEGRHQVTLWSQWQPYRLTGGRRWTDLAAAEADRIVAEMDALAPGFGGSVLDRHVQSPQDLEDEMGLLGGNVMHVEMSLDQMMMWRPLPELSGHRVPGAERLYLTGASTHPGGGVSGASGRSAARVALRDDRKGLARVWRRR, encoded by the coding sequence GTGATCGATGCGGTGGTCGTCGGGTCGGGACACAACGCCCTGGTGTCGGCGTGTTACCTCGCGCGGTCCGGGTGGTCGGTCGAGGTGATCGAACGCGACACCGTGGTCGGCGGCGCGGTCTCCACGGTGGAACGCTTCCCCGGGTACCAGGTCGACCGCGGGTCGTCCGCGCACATCATGGTCCGGCACACGGGAATCGTCGAGGAACTCGACCTCGGCGCGCACGGCCTGCGGTACCTCGACTGCGATCCGTGGGCGTTCGCCCCGGCCCCCGCGGGGACGGACCGGCCCGGGATCGTGTTCCGCCGCAGCCTCGAGGGAACCTGCCGGTCCATCGAGGAGTCCTGCGGGGCCGCGGACGCCGACGCGTACCGCCGGTTCGTGGACGTGTGGGGTCCGCGCAGTGCCCGCGTCATGCGCGCGTTCTCGAACCCGCCGACCGCGCCGGCGCTGCTCTCGTCGTTCTGGGGGCTTGACACGGGCGGCGGCGGTAGCGACCTCTCCCGGCAGTTCCTCGGTTCCGGCGACGCACTGCTCGACGAGTATTTCGACGACGAGCGGCTCAAGGCGGCCCTCGCGTGGTTCGGAGCCCAGTCCGGTCCGCCGATGTCCGAGCCGGGTACCGCGCCGATGGTCGGGTTCGCGGCCCTGATGCACACCGTTCCACCCGGTCGGGCCGTCGGCGGCAGCGGAGCCCTGACCGCGGCGCTCGCCTCGCGACTGGGGTCGGATGCCGGAACGGTCACGCTCGGCGAGTCGGTGGTCTCGCTGAGCCGGGACGGCGGCACCTGGACGACCCGGACGTCGTCCGGCCGGGAGATCCGCTCCCGCACGGTGGTCGCGGGCTGCCACGTGCTGACCACCCTCGGCCTGCTCGAACGCGGCGGGTACGACCCGCAGACCCTCGCCCGCTGGCGTCGCCGGATCCGCGTCGGCCCGGGGATCGGGATGGTGGTGCGGCTGGCGACCGGCGATCTCCCCGCCTATCCGAGTGCGCCCGACGACACCGTCACCCACGGGCTCCAGCTGCTGGTCTCGGATCGCGCGCACCTGCGGCTCGCGCACGGCGCGGCGCTCGCCGGGGAGCTCCCGCCGCGGCCCGCGGTGCTGGGGATGAGCTTCAGCGGACTCGACCCGACCATCGCGCCCGAGGGCAGGCACCAGGTGACGTTGTGGTCGCAGTGGCAGCCGTACCGGCTGACCGGCGGCAGGCGGTGGACCGACCTCGCCGCGGCGGAGGCGGATCGGATCGTGGCGGAGATGGATGCACTGGCACCCGGTTTCGGCGGGTCCGTCCTCGATCGGCACGTGCAGTCGCCGCAGGACCTCGAAGACGAGATGGGCTTGCTCGGCGGCAACGTCATGCACGTGGAGATGTCGCTGGACCAGATGATGATGTGGCGTCCCCTCCCCGAGTTGTCGGGGCACCGGGTTCCGGGGGCCGAGCGTCTGTACCTGACGGGGGCCTCGACCCATCCGGGCGGCGGGGTGTCCGGTGCGAGCGGCCGGAGCGCCGCCCGCGTCGCGCTCCGCGACGACCGGAAGGGCCTGGCCCGCGTGTGGCGCCGGCGATGA
- a CDS encoding polyprenyl synthetase family protein, with amino-acid sequence MVVSTPVARRRSRREREISILEATLSVGTRPAALAAEVENALREFFTSRQALVDAVGGGYREAVTTLEDFVLRGGKRVRPAFAWTGWLGAGGDPRGPGAGPVLRACSALELVQACALVHDDIIDASTTRRGFPTVHVEFEEQHRAGRWSGDSAHFGEGVAILLGDLALAWADDMIRESGITPDQSARISPVWSAMRTEVLGGQFLDISNEVRADESIDAAMKVNRYKTAAYTIERPLHLGAALAGADDSLVSAYRRFGTDIGIAFQLRDDLLGVFGDPAVTGKPSGDDLRAGKRTALFAMSLQRADAEDPAAAALLREGIGTDLSDADVDTLRNMITSLGAVADVEKQIEDLVANALSTLATSTATTAAKQQLTEMAVAATRRDY; translated from the coding sequence ATGGTGGTGTCGACGCCCGTCGCCCGTCGCCGGTCTCGGCGCGAACGCGAAATTTCGATCCTGGAGGCCACACTGTCCGTTGGAACGCGCCCCGCCGCCCTCGCGGCCGAGGTCGAAAATGCGCTGCGCGAGTTCTTCACCAGCCGGCAGGCCCTGGTCGACGCCGTGGGCGGCGGCTACCGCGAGGCCGTGACGACGCTGGAGGACTTCGTTCTTCGCGGAGGCAAGCGGGTCCGTCCGGCCTTCGCGTGGACCGGCTGGCTCGGGGCGGGCGGCGACCCTCGGGGTCCCGGGGCCGGGCCCGTGCTCCGCGCCTGCTCCGCGCTGGAACTCGTGCAGGCCTGCGCCCTCGTCCACGACGACATCATCGACGCCTCCACGACGCGCCGCGGGTTCCCCACCGTCCACGTCGAGTTCGAGGAACAGCACCGCGCCGGGAGGTGGAGCGGTGATTCCGCCCACTTCGGCGAGGGCGTCGCCATCCTCCTCGGCGACCTCGCGCTGGCCTGGGCCGACGACATGATCCGCGAATCGGGCATCACCCCGGATCAGTCGGCCCGCATCTCCCCCGTGTGGTCGGCGATGCGCACCGAGGTGCTCGGCGGGCAGTTCCTCGACATCAGCAACGAGGTGCGGGCGGACGAGTCGATCGACGCCGCCATGAAGGTCAACCGGTACAAGACCGCGGCGTACACCATCGAGCGGCCGCTGCACCTCGGCGCCGCACTCGCCGGCGCCGACGACTCCCTGGTCTCGGCGTACCGCCGATTCGGCACCGACATCGGTATCGCCTTCCAGCTCCGCGACGACCTGCTGGGCGTGTTCGGGGATCCGGCCGTGACCGGCAAGCCGTCGGGCGACGACCTGCGGGCGGGCAAGCGCACCGCCCTGTTCGCGATGTCGCTGCAGCGGGCCGACGCCGAAGACCCGGCGGCCGCCGCACTGCTCCGCGAGGGCATCGGCACCGACCTGTCCGACGCGGACGTCGACACCCTCCGGAACATGATCACGTCCCTCGGCGCCGTCGCGGACGTGGAGAAGCAGATCGAGGACCTCGTCGCGAACGCGCTGTCGACGCTGGCGACGAGCACCGCCACCACCGCGGCGAAGCAGCAGCTCACCGAGATGGCCGTCGCCGCGACGCGCCGCGACTACTGA
- the metF gene encoding methylenetetrahydrofolate reductase [NAD(P)H]: protein MTFDSVRGRASEGWVTRTPSIVDRIRSSGDGRVPFSVEFSPPRDEAAEARLWRAVREFERMGPAFVSMTYGAGGSTRDRTVRVTGQLAEETTLLPVAHLTAVSHSVDELRSMVGAYADRGISNILVLRGDPPGDPLGEWEKHPQGVEYAEELVRLVRDLGDFHVGVASFPEGHYRAPDLAHDTRYLVSKLRAGAEYSITQMFFDVDDYLRLRDRVTAYDPEQGAKPIIPEIMPITSLGSVRRMLELSGSSLPAHLEKRLAAAAGDGPEENRAAVREIGIDLATEMSERLIAEGAPGLHFITLNFARATSEVLARLGDKVGSGVADPAPVTPAPVS from the coding sequence GTGACATTCGATTCCGTCAGGGGGCGGGCCAGCGAAGGCTGGGTGACCCGCACCCCGTCCATCGTCGACCGGATCCGGTCGTCCGGCGACGGTCGGGTGCCCTTTTCCGTCGAGTTCTCGCCGCCGCGGGACGAGGCCGCCGAGGCTCGTCTGTGGCGCGCCGTCCGCGAGTTCGAGCGGATGGGTCCGGCCTTCGTCTCCATGACCTACGGTGCGGGCGGGTCGACGCGCGACCGCACGGTCCGCGTCACCGGCCAGCTCGCCGAGGAGACCACACTCCTGCCGGTCGCGCACCTCACCGCCGTATCCCACAGTGTCGACGAACTGCGGTCGATGGTCGGTGCCTACGCCGACCGCGGAATCAGCAACATCCTGGTCCTGCGCGGCGACCCGCCCGGTGACCCGCTGGGCGAATGGGAGAAGCACCCCCAGGGCGTCGAGTACGCCGAGGAACTGGTCCGGCTCGTCCGCGACCTCGGCGACTTCCACGTCGGGGTGGCCTCGTTCCCGGAAGGCCACTACCGCGCGCCCGATCTCGCGCACGACACCCGGTACCTGGTGTCGAAGCTGCGGGCAGGCGCCGAGTACTCGATCACCCAGATGTTCTTCGACGTCGACGACTACCTGCGTCTGCGCGACCGGGTGACGGCGTACGACCCCGAGCAGGGCGCGAAGCCGATCATCCCCGAGATCATGCCGATCACGTCGCTGGGGTCGGTCCGCCGCATGCTCGAACTGTCGGGGTCGAGTCTCCCGGCGCACCTCGAGAAGCGGCTGGCCGCGGCCGCGGGCGACGGTCCCGAGGAGAACCGCGCCGCCGTGCGCGAGATCGGCATCGACCTCGCCACCGAGATGAGTGAACGCCTCATCGCGGAGGGTGCGCCCGGCCTGCACTTCATCACCCTCAACTTCGCTCGCGCCACCAGCGAGGTGCTCGCCCGGCTCGGCGACAAGGTCGGTTCGGGTGTTGCGGACCCGGCCCCGGTCACCCCGGCGCCGGTCAGCTGA
- the crtI gene encoding phytoene desaturase family protein, whose product MARALRTVPGRTDHVVVVGAGLAGLSAALHLTGAGRRVSVLERESSPGGRVGTYRGPGYDIDNGATVLTMPELVGEALAAVGAEFTSTRPPLVLERLAPAYHARFADGSSLDVHSDPDTMAAEVGRVCGPGESARYLRLRRWLGRIFDAEYHRFMDANFDSPLDLVRSREAAKDLLTLTVLGGFGRLGARVDRTVTDPRLRRIFTFQALYAGVAPAEALAVYGAIAHMDTSLGVYFPRGGMRSIALALADALTTAGGEIRYGTEVAALERTGDRVGAVVTSAGDRVDCDALVLTPDTAVVDALLHPVTRRKPRRVRVSPSAVVLHGTVPTAVASGWAAQRHHTIDFGHAWKRTFAEITARRGRGRLMTDPSLLITRPAVSDPGLVVDRAGTASEPLSVLAPCPNLHSAPLEWASLTGPYVNELLRELEKRGYTGIAEHFTIDHVDTPLTWLGKGMAAGSPFAAAHVFRQTGPFRRPNLVGGLDNVVLAGSGTVPGVGVPTVLLSGKLAAARITGPVTARSAELHSKARSAGG is encoded by the coding sequence GTGGCTCGCGCGCTACGGACGGTTCCCGGCCGAACCGATCACGTCGTGGTCGTCGGCGCCGGCCTCGCCGGCCTCTCGGCAGCCCTGCACCTCACCGGGGCGGGCCGCCGCGTCAGCGTCCTCGAACGGGAGTCGTCACCGGGCGGCCGGGTCGGCACCTACCGCGGTCCCGGCTACGACATCGACAACGGCGCCACCGTCCTCACGATGCCCGAACTGGTCGGCGAGGCCCTCGCCGCCGTCGGCGCGGAGTTCACGTCGACGCGCCCGCCGCTGGTCCTCGAACGGCTGGCCCCGGCGTACCACGCCCGATTCGCGGACGGTTCCTCGCTCGACGTCCACTCCGATCCCGATACGATGGCCGCGGAGGTCGGCCGGGTCTGCGGGCCGGGAGAATCGGCCCGGTACCTGCGGCTGCGGCGCTGGCTCGGCCGGATCTTCGACGCCGAGTACCACCGCTTCATGGACGCGAACTTCGACTCGCCGCTGGATCTCGTCAGGTCCCGCGAGGCCGCGAAGGATCTGCTGACGCTCACCGTGCTGGGCGGATTCGGCCGGCTCGGCGCCCGGGTCGACCGCACCGTCACCGATCCGCGACTTCGCCGGATCTTCACGTTCCAGGCGCTGTACGCAGGCGTCGCCCCCGCCGAGGCCCTCGCGGTGTACGGCGCGATCGCCCACATGGACACCTCGCTCGGCGTCTACTTCCCCCGGGGCGGGATGCGTTCGATCGCGCTCGCTCTCGCCGACGCCCTCACCACCGCGGGTGGCGAGATCCGCTACGGCACCGAGGTCGCGGCGCTCGAGCGGACCGGTGATCGCGTGGGCGCCGTCGTCACGTCTGCGGGTGACCGCGTCGACTGCGACGCGCTGGTGCTCACCCCCGACACGGCCGTCGTCGACGCGCTGCTGCACCCGGTGACCCGCCGGAAACCCCGCCGCGTCCGGGTGTCGCCGTCCGCCGTGGTCCTGCACGGGACCGTCCCCACCGCGGTCGCGTCGGGATGGGCCGCCCAGCGGCACCACACCATCGACTTCGGTCACGCGTGGAAGCGGACGTTCGCGGAGATCACCGCACGCCGGGGACGCGGACGACTGATGACCGACCCGTCACTGCTCATCACCCGGCCTGCCGTGTCGGACCCGGGTCTCGTCGTGGACCGCGCGGGCACCGCCTCGGAACCGCTGTCCGTGCTGGCTCCCTGCCCGAACCTGCACAGCGCACCGCTGGAGTGGGCCTCGCTGACCGGCCCGTACGTGAACGAACTGCTGCGCGAACTCGAGAAACGCGGGTACACCGGGATCGCGGAGCACTTCACCATCGACCACGTAGACACCCCGCTGACCTGGCTCGGGAAGGGCATGGCGGCGGGCAGCCCCTTCGCGGCGGCGCACGTGTTCCGGCAGACCGGACCGTTCCGGCGCCCCAACCTGGTCGGTGGCCTCGACAACGTCGTCCTCGCCGGTTCCGGGACCGTGCCCGGTGTCGGGGTTCCGACCGTCCTGCTCTCGGGGAAACTCGCGGCTGCGCGCATCACCGGGCCCGTCACGGCCCGAAGTGCTGAATTGCACTCGAAAGCACGAAGTGCGGGAGGATAG
- a CDS encoding phytoene/squalene synthase family protein: MTALADSYRYCGAVTAEHGRTYNLATRLLPERRRAAVHALYGFARTVDDLVDVDPGRTAGECAAELDRIDAVLRRAFTDRNAVGDTACSREMLRVLPAFLDTVADFDIPHDYFFAFLNSMRMDVPGTAEHRAGYATLTELRTYMYGSAVVIGLQMLPVLGTTGPGAEPHAAALGEAFQLTNFLRDVGEDLDRGRVYLPAEELAAFGVDTELLVHSRRRGATDPRIVRALAHLIAVTRSVYRDAEPGIAMLDRRVQPGIRTAFVLYSRILDEIERGGYRVLDRRATVPRRNRWATALPQFARLAVPARGRVW, from the coding sequence ATGACCGCGCTGGCCGACAGTTACCGGTACTGCGGCGCGGTGACGGCGGAGCACGGACGCACCTATAACCTCGCCACCCGGCTACTGCCCGAGCGCCGCCGGGCCGCCGTGCACGCCCTGTACGGGTTCGCCCGCACGGTCGACGACCTCGTCGACGTCGACCCCGGCCGGACCGCCGGGGAGTGCGCCGCCGAACTCGACCGGATCGACGCGGTACTGCGACGTGCGTTCACCGACCGGAACGCCGTCGGTGACACCGCGTGCTCGCGGGAGATGCTGCGGGTCCTTCCCGCGTTCCTCGACACCGTGGCGGACTTCGACATCCCCCACGACTACTTCTTCGCGTTCCTGAACTCCATGCGGATGGACGTTCCGGGCACTGCGGAGCACCGGGCCGGCTACGCCACCCTCACCGAACTCCGCACGTACATGTACGGATCGGCTGTCGTGATCGGCTTGCAGATGCTGCCCGTCCTCGGCACCACCGGGCCCGGTGCCGAACCGCACGCAGCGGCTCTCGGGGAGGCGTTCCAGCTGACCAATTTTCTCCGCGACGTCGGCGAGGACCTCGATCGGGGCCGGGTCTATCTCCCGGCCGAGGAACTGGCCGCCTTCGGGGTCGACACCGAACTTCTCGTGCACAGCCGTCGCCGCGGCGCGACCGACCCGCGGATCGTGCGGGCTCTCGCCCACCTGATCGCGGTCACCCGGTCGGTGTACCGGGACGCGGAACCGGGCATCGCGATGCTGGATCGACGCGTCCAACCCGGCATCCGGACGGCGTTCGTGCTGTATTCGCGCATTCTCGACGAGATCGAGCGTGGCGGGTACCGGGTCCTCGACCGGCGCGCCACCGTTCCGCGGAGGAACCGGTGGGCGACGGCGCTTCCCCAGTTCGCCCGGCTCGCGGTGCCCGCCCGTGGCCGGGTGTGGTGA
- a CDS encoding carotenoid biosynthesis protein, whose amino-acid sequence MTSRVPVVLAAAAIAAQILYPLVHGGVRDVVTATVVVLLAAASVTHAAATRGGRWAVGLVVATAGLGLASEVAGTATGFPYGCYDYSVDRLGPALARVPLVVPFAWTAGFYPVWCVASALARGPHRRAVRVALTTVGVVGWDLYLDPQMVADGQWRWCVTDAGLPGLEHIPLTNYAGWFAVATVMAVAVDRLDRRFGTGTRHRDGVPIGLFLWTWLGSALAHTVFLDAPELRYSAVYGWCAMGILGVPLLVSLLRPAARRPGARDTHPHA is encoded by the coding sequence ATGACCTCCCGCGTTCCCGTCGTTCTCGCGGCGGCGGCGATCGCGGCGCAGATCCTCTACCCGCTGGTGCACGGCGGGGTCCGCGACGTCGTCACCGCGACAGTGGTCGTCCTGCTCGCCGCCGCGTCCGTCACCCACGCGGCCGCCACCCGGGGTGGACGCTGGGCGGTGGGACTCGTGGTCGCGACGGCCGGGCTGGGCCTGGCCTCCGAGGTCGCGGGGACCGCCACCGGTTTCCCCTACGGCTGCTACGACTACAGCGTCGACCGGCTCGGCCCCGCGCTCGCCAGGGTGCCCCTGGTGGTGCCGTTCGCCTGGACCGCCGGCTTCTACCCGGTGTGGTGTGTGGCGTCGGCGCTCGCCCGCGGCCCGCACCGGCGGGCGGTCCGGGTCGCGCTGACGACCGTCGGCGTCGTCGGCTGGGACCTCTACCTCGACCCGCAGATGGTCGCGGACGGTCAGTGGCGCTGGTGCGTCACGGACGCCGGCCTGCCCGGGCTCGAGCACATTCCGCTGACGAACTACGCGGGGTGGTTCGCCGTCGCGACGGTGATGGCGGTCGCGGTCGACCGGCTCGACCGCCGCTTCGGCACGGGAACCCGGCACCGCGACGGCGTCCCGATCGGGTTGTTCCTGTGGACGTGGCTGGGTTCGGCGCTCGCCCACACCGTCTTCCTGGACGCCCCCGAGTTGCGGTATTCGGCGGTCTACGGGTGGTGCGCGATGGGAATCCTGGGAGTTCCCCTGCTCGTCTCGCTGCTACGGCCGGCCGCCCGGCGCCCCGGGGCCCGCGACACGCACCCTCACGCCTGA
- a CDS encoding alpha-(1->6)-mannopyranosyltransferase A: protein MTSSARQATVAPATTTPQRSWPQATADFLRSPEGHAALLGFAGAVMITFGGFGAGSVRREDPLLEAMHLSWLRFGHGQILSTVIVWVGVVAMITAWVRLGRATLGGDVTLRQLRMVVPVWTAPLLLAVPMFSRDAYSYLAQGALLRDGFDPYAVGPVVNPGILLDNVSNVWTTTTAPYGPLFLLLSQGITALTGDNVIAGTMLLRVTMLPGLALMVWGVPHLARHLGGNPAIALWLAVLNPLVLVHLIGGVHNELLMVGLMIAGIALVLERRHLAGIALVAVAVAIKATAGAALPFMVWIWMLHEKEKAEAEGRTPASPLASFAKTAGAGFAVFVVVFAAASALAGVGLGWMTALSGSNKIINWLSLPTILAHIVTVGTSWFAELRLGEVLAVTRPICAVALVAIVLAAWWRYRKTERDAILGILIVLVAIVILSPAALPWYYSWPIAIAAGFALSTRTLMILVGLSTWLMLVFQPDGSIGLYTFAHVLLATFAAVVAAVSLRTVDPLRLRAPRPVTEERTSGLAGAASSPGLE, encoded by the coding sequence ATGACGTCCTCTGCCCGGCAGGCGACCGTCGCCCCTGCGACGACCACGCCGCAGCGGTCGTGGCCCCAGGCCACGGCCGATTTCCTCCGCAGCCCGGAGGGGCACGCCGCGCTCCTCGGTTTCGCGGGCGCCGTGATGATCACGTTCGGCGGTTTCGGTGCGGGCAGCGTCCGCCGCGAGGACCCGCTGCTCGAGGCGATGCACCTGTCGTGGCTGCGGTTCGGTCACGGGCAGATCCTGTCGACCGTCATCGTCTGGGTGGGTGTCGTCGCGATGATCACGGCGTGGGTGCGGCTGGGCCGCGCCACGCTCGGCGGCGACGTCACGCTCCGGCAGTTGCGGATGGTCGTGCCGGTGTGGACGGCGCCGCTGCTGCTGGCCGTGCCGATGTTCAGCCGGGACGCGTACTCCTACCTCGCGCAGGGTGCGCTGTTGCGTGACGGGTTCGACCCCTACGCCGTCGGGCCGGTGGTCAACCCCGGGATCCTCCTCGACAACGTCAGCAATGTGTGGACCACCACCACCGCGCCGTACGGTCCACTGTTCCTGCTGCTCAGCCAGGGCATCACCGCGCTCACCGGCGACAACGTGATCGCCGGGACGATGCTCCTGCGCGTGACGATGCTGCCCGGGCTCGCGCTGATGGTCTGGGGCGTACCGCACCTCGCGCGCCACCTCGGCGGCAATCCGGCCATCGCGCTGTGGCTCGCCGTGCTCAATCCGCTGGTCCTCGTGCACCTCATCGGCGGTGTCCACAACGAACTGCTGATGGTCGGCCTCATGATCGCCGGCATCGCGCTCGTCCTCGAACGCCGCCACCTGGCCGGCATCGCGCTCGTCGCGGTGGCGGTCGCGATCAAGGCGACCGCGGGCGCAGCGCTCCCCTTCATGGTGTGGATCTGGATGCTCCACGAGAAGGAGAAGGCCGAGGCGGAAGGGCGCACACCCGCGTCGCCGCTCGCGTCGTTCGCGAAGACCGCGGGCGCGGGATTCGCCGTGTTCGTGGTCGTCTTCGCCGCCGCCTCCGCCCTCGCCGGTGTCGGACTCGGCTGGATGACGGCGCTGTCCGGTTCTAACAAGATCATCAACTGGTTGTCGCTGCCGACGATCCTCGCCCACATCGTGACGGTCGGAACGTCGTGGTTCGCGGAGCTGCGGCTGGGCGAGGTCCTGGCCGTCACCCGCCCCATCTGTGCGGTGGCCCTGGTAGCGATCGTGCTGGCCGCGTGGTGGCGGTACCGCAAGACCGAGCGTGACGCGATCCTCGGAATCCTCATCGTTCTGGTCGCGATCGTGATTCTGTCGCCCGCAGCGCTGCCCTGGTACTACTCGTGGCCGATCGCCATCGCGGCCGGCTTCGCGCTGTCGACGCGGACGCTGATGATCCTCGTCGGGTTGTCCACCTGGTTGATGCTGGTCTTCCAGCCGGACGGGTCGATCGGCCTCTACACGTTCGCGCACGTGCTGCTCGCGACGTTCGCCGCGGTCGTGGCGGCGGTGTCGCTGCGCACGGTCGACCCGCTGCGGCTGCGCGCACCGCGGCCCGTCACGGAAGAGCGCACCTCCGGCCTCGCAGGTGCTGCGTCGTCGCCCGGCCTCGAATGA